The Streptomyces sp. NBC_00224 genome has a window encoding:
- a CDS encoding ABC transporter substrate-binding protein — MRRRSLPLLPLLLLPLPLALAACGGDSAADSGSGSGAVTLNVGDQKGGYEAVLRAAGELDHLSYKIKWSTFTSGPPLLEAVNAKAVDIGGVGNTPPVFAAGADSKIKVVAATHGSSAGEAVLVPGDSPLKRPADLKGKSIAVAQGSSAHYQLLTALKKAGLGLSDVRLSYLQPADALAAFSRGKVDAWAVWDPYTSQVLKDGKARVLTTGEGAVNGLGFQVAAPAALSDPAKAKAIADYLTRLQRAQNWVFAHPEEWAKVWSKETGLPYDVALDSVKRSNGTRVAVAVDDAAITSEQRIADTFADLKLIPRRFSFKEYVDTRFNGTLPASTTAPRTYGKAAS; from the coding sequence ATGCGACGCCGCTCACTCCCCCTGCTCCCACTGCTCCTCCTTCCGCTCCCCCTCGCCCTCGCCGCCTGCGGCGGCGACTCCGCCGCCGACAGCGGGTCCGGGTCCGGCGCGGTCACGCTCAACGTCGGTGACCAGAAGGGCGGTTACGAAGCCGTCCTGCGCGCCGCAGGTGAGCTCGACCACCTCTCGTACAAGATCAAGTGGTCCACCTTCACCTCCGGTCCACCGCTGCTCGAAGCCGTGAACGCCAAGGCCGTCGACATCGGCGGCGTGGGCAACACCCCGCCCGTCTTCGCCGCCGGGGCCGACTCCAAGATCAAGGTCGTCGCCGCCACCCACGGCTCCTCCGCCGGGGAGGCGGTCCTCGTCCCCGGCGACTCCCCGCTGAAGCGGCCCGCCGACCTCAAGGGCAAGTCCATCGCGGTCGCCCAGGGCAGCTCCGCGCACTACCAGTTGCTGACCGCGCTGAAGAAGGCCGGGCTCGGCCTGTCCGACGTCAGGCTCAGCTACCTCCAGCCGGCCGACGCGCTCGCCGCGTTCAGCCGGGGCAAGGTCGACGCCTGGGCGGTGTGGGACCCGTACACCTCCCAGGTGCTGAAGGACGGCAAGGCCCGCGTCCTCACCACCGGCGAGGGCGCCGTCAACGGCCTCGGCTTCCAGGTCGCCGCCCCGGCCGCGCTGTCGGACCCCGCGAAGGCCAAGGCCATCGCCGACTACCTCACCCGTCTCCAGCGCGCCCAGAACTGGGTCTTCGCGCACCCCGAGGAGTGGGCGAAGGTCTGGTCGAAGGAGACCGGGCTGCCCTACGACGTCGCCCTGGACTCGGTGAAGCGCAGCAACGGCACCCGAGTCGCGGTCGCCGTCGACGACGCCGCGATCACCTCCGAGCAACGGATCGCGGACACCTTCGCCGACCTGAAGCTGATCCCGCGCCGCTTCTCCTTCAAGGAGTACGTCGACACCCGCTTCAACGGCACCCTGCCCGCCTCCACCACCGCGCCCCGCACCTACGGAAAGGCCGCCTCATGA
- the mltG gene encoding endolytic transglycosylase MltG: MTASTRRSGPRTRFTRRGRLLLAALGLLLVVGAAVLVLVLRETGGKVKSLVVPEGWRAGQVYAAVDKSLGVEAGTTGRAASEAGLALPADARGNPEGYLFPATYPVTKKTTPGGLLAYMVDTANKRFGKDHIGVGARRHGMTVYQTVVVASIVQAEADTAADMGKVSRVVLNRLAKGMPLQMDSTLNYALNRSTLTTTHADTRADSPYNTYARGGLPPTPIGNPGQQALNAAIAPPPGDWLYFVTVAPGDTRFTADYAEQQRNVREFNKLRSSSGG; the protein is encoded by the coding sequence ATGACGGCGTCCACGCGTAGGTCCGGGCCCCGGACCCGGTTCACCCGGCGCGGCCGGCTGCTCCTCGCCGCGCTCGGCCTGCTGCTCGTGGTGGGGGCCGCGGTGCTCGTCCTGGTGCTGCGGGAGACCGGCGGCAAGGTGAAGTCCCTGGTCGTCCCGGAGGGCTGGCGGGCCGGGCAGGTGTACGCGGCGGTCGACAAGAGCCTCGGGGTGGAGGCGGGCACCACCGGCCGGGCGGCGTCCGAGGCCGGGCTCGCCCTCCCGGCCGACGCCCGTGGCAACCCCGAGGGCTATCTCTTCCCGGCCACCTATCCGGTCACCAAGAAGACCACCCCGGGCGGGCTGCTCGCCTATATGGTCGACACCGCCAACAAGCGGTTCGGCAAGGACCACATCGGCGTCGGCGCCCGGCGCCACGGCATGACGGTCTATCAGACCGTGGTCGTCGCCAGCATCGTGCAGGCCGAGGCCGACACGGCGGCCGACATGGGCAAGGTCTCCCGCGTCGTCCTCAACCGGCTGGCCAAGGGCATGCCGCTGCAGATGGACTCGACGCTCAACTACGCGCTCAACCGCTCCACCCTGACCACCACCCACGCCGACACCCGCGCCGACAGCCCGTACAACACCTATGCGCGTGGCGGTCTGCCGCCGACACCGATCGGCAACCCGGGGCAGCAGGCGCTGAACGCGGCGATCGCCCCGCCGCCGGGGGACTGGCTGTACTTCGTCACGGTGGCCCCCGGGGACACGCGCTTCACGGCGGACTATGCGGAACAGCAGCGGAACGTAAGGGAGTTCAATAAGCTCCGGAGCAGCTCAGGGGGCTAG
- a CDS encoding (2Fe-2S)-binding protein, translating into MTPSTSSAITLNINGEKHTLPVDHRTTLLDALRERLDLTGTKKGCDQGQCGACTVLIDGRRAVSCLQLAVAAEGREITTIEGVADGEQLHAVQQAFLDLDGYQCGYCTPGQICSALAVIEEHAAGWPSAVTADVRPEAGVPQLTAEEIRERMSGNLCRCGAYVSIVEAVARAAEAAQAQSAQGRSAGTEAAA; encoded by the coding sequence ATGACCCCTTCGACCTCCAGTGCCATCACCTTGAACATCAACGGCGAGAAGCACACGCTGCCCGTCGACCACCGCACCACCCTGCTCGACGCCCTGCGCGAGCGCCTCGATCTGACCGGTACGAAGAAAGGGTGCGACCAGGGGCAGTGCGGGGCGTGCACCGTACTGATCGACGGGCGCCGTGCCGTCTCCTGCCTCCAGCTCGCGGTGGCCGCCGAGGGGCGCGAGATCACCACCATCGAGGGCGTGGCGGACGGCGAACAACTCCATGCCGTACAGCAGGCCTTCCTCGACCTCGACGGCTACCAGTGCGGCTACTGCACACCGGGGCAGATCTGTTCGGCCCTCGCCGTGATCGAGGAACACGCGGCTGGCTGGCCCAGTGCCGTGACCGCCGACGTACGGCCGGAGGCAGGGGTGCCGCAGCTGACCGCCGAGGAGATCCGCGAGCGGATGAGCGGCAACCTGTGCCGCTGCGGCGCCTATGTGTCGATCGTCGAAGCGGTGGCGCGGGCTGCCGAGGCCGCCCAGGCGCAGTCGGCCCAGGGCCGTTCGGCCGGGACGGAGGCGGCGGCATGA
- a CDS encoding MarR family winged helix-turn-helix transcriptional regulator, translating into MSTTDADGVLAEQLLRLTRRLHRIHKQHLEPVGITPAQSRLLRTVAHYESPPRMADLAARLEVVPRAVTTLVDGLEESGNVRRVPDPTNRRVVRIELTDTGRATLRSLRGARRGAAEEILAPLTADQREVLGGLLSALVDGVPERRC; encoded by the coding sequence ATGAGCACCACCGACGCCGACGGCGTGCTGGCCGAGCAACTGCTCCGGCTCACCCGCCGACTCCACCGCATCCACAAACAGCACCTGGAGCCGGTCGGCATCACCCCCGCCCAGTCCCGGCTGCTGCGGACGGTCGCGCACTACGAGAGTCCGCCCCGCATGGCCGATCTCGCCGCCCGTCTTGAGGTGGTCCCGCGCGCCGTGACCACCCTGGTCGACGGGCTGGAGGAGAGTGGCAACGTGCGCCGGGTCCCCGACCCGACCAACCGCCGCGTGGTGCGCATCGAGCTCACCGACACCGGCCGGGCGACGCTGCGTTCGCTGCGCGGCGCGCGCCGGGGCGCGGCGGAGGAGATCCTGGCGCCCCTGACCGCCGACCAGCGCGAGGTGCTCGGCGGTCTGCTGTCCGCTCTGGTCGACGGAGTGCCGGAGCGCCGCTGCTGA
- a CDS encoding LLM class flavin-dependent oxidoreductase — MTVRLHWFLPTGGDGRTLVDRHAYTDGGIKRSRITPVSGVRAPDVDYLVQIAKAAEQLGFEAVLTPTGTWCEDAWLTTVALSQHTERLKFLVAFRPGVISPVLAAQMAATYQRITRGRLLLNVVTGGDSTEQRRFGDHLDHDRRYARTSEFLSVVRGVWRGQPYDFDGEHYQVAGGLTALPPDPLPEIFFGGSSAAAGPVAADHADVYLTWGEPPAQVKEKIDWIRGLAEERGRTVRFGIRLHTISRDSAREAWATAHRLLDDLDPATVAAAQQALGKSESVGQQRMLALHGGGSLERDKLEISPNLWAGVGLVRGGAGTALVGSHGEVADRIEEYHDLGIEHFVLSGYPHLEEAYWFGEGVTPELAARGLLPTVPASPLLGVPAANGRPASAPGGAPLLVGGGR, encoded by the coding sequence ATGACCGTCCGACTGCACTGGTTCCTGCCCACCGGCGGTGACGGCCGCACCCTGGTCGACCGCCACGCGTACACCGACGGCGGGATCAAACGCTCCCGGATCACCCCGGTCAGCGGGGTCCGCGCACCCGACGTCGACTATCTGGTCCAGATCGCCAAGGCAGCCGAGCAGTTGGGGTTCGAGGCGGTCCTCACCCCGACCGGGACCTGGTGCGAGGACGCCTGGCTGACCACGGTCGCCCTCTCCCAGCACACCGAGCGGCTGAAGTTCCTGGTGGCGTTCCGCCCGGGCGTGATCTCGCCGGTGCTCGCCGCGCAGATGGCCGCGACCTACCAGCGCATCACCCGGGGGCGGCTCCTCCTGAACGTCGTCACCGGCGGCGACTCCACCGAACAGCGGCGCTTCGGCGACCACTTGGACCACGACCGCCGCTACGCCCGTACGTCGGAGTTCCTCTCGGTGGTACGGGGTGTCTGGCGCGGGCAGCCGTACGACTTCGACGGAGAGCACTACCAGGTGGCGGGCGGGCTCACCGCACTGCCGCCGGACCCGCTGCCGGAGATCTTCTTCGGCGGCTCGTCGGCCGCCGCCGGGCCGGTCGCGGCCGATCACGCCGACGTCTATCTCACCTGGGGCGAGCCGCCCGCGCAGGTCAAGGAGAAGATCGACTGGATCCGCGGGCTGGCCGAGGAGCGCGGTCGCACCGTCCGGTTCGGCATCCGGCTGCACACCATCTCGCGCGACTCGGCGCGCGAGGCGTGGGCGACGGCGCACCGGCTGCTCGACGACCTCGACCCCGCGACGGTCGCCGCCGCCCAGCAGGCGCTCGGCAAGAGCGAGTCGGTCGGCCAGCAGCGGATGCTGGCGCTGCACGGAGGCGGCTCACTGGAGCGCGACAAGCTGGAGATCTCCCCGAACCTGTGGGCGGGCGTGGGCCTGGTGCGGGGCGGCGCGGGCACCGCGCTGGTGGGCAGCCACGGCGAGGTGGCGGACCGGATCGAGGAGTACCACGACCTGGGGATCGAGCACTTCGTGCTCTCGGGCTATCCGCATCTGGAGGAGGCGTACTGGTTCGGCGAGGGCGTCACCCCCGAGCTCGCCGCGCGGGGCCTGCTGCCCACGGTCCCGGCCTCCCCGCTGCTCGGCGTACCGGCGGCCAACGGGCGCCCCGCCTCGGCGCCCGGCGGGGCTCCGCTGCTGGTGGGAGGGGGTCGGTAG
- a CDS encoding YjbQ family protein: MSVFTTRVLRLTTGTSETVTDLTGECERFLREAAGGGDGLLNVFVPHATAGIALIETGAGSDDDLLAALHMLLPADDRWQHRHGSPGHGRDHVMPALVPPHATLPVVAGRLELGTWQSVCLVDTNKDNPDRQVRLSFLG; encoded by the coding sequence ATGTCCGTCTTCACCACGCGCGTCCTGCGCCTCACCACCGGAACGTCCGAGACCGTCACCGATCTGACCGGGGAGTGCGAGCGGTTCCTCCGCGAGGCGGCCGGCGGCGGCGACGGCCTCCTGAACGTCTTCGTGCCCCATGCGACGGCCGGGATCGCGCTGATCGAGACCGGCGCGGGCAGCGACGACGACCTGCTGGCCGCCCTGCACATGCTCCTTCCGGCGGACGACCGCTGGCAGCACCGCCATGGCAGCCCCGGCCACGGCCGCGACCACGTAATGCCCGCCCTTGTGCCCCCGCACGCGACGCTGCCGGTGGTCGCGGGGCGGCTGGAGCTGGGGACCTGGCAGTCGGTGTGCCTGGTCGACACGAACAAGGACAACCCCGACCGTCAGGTGCGGCTGAGCTTCCTCGGCTGA
- a CDS encoding ABC transporter ATP-binding protein: protein MHPEESPWTPPSRDREQPPAQTRRILRLFRPYRGRLAVVGLLVAASSLVSVASPFLLREILDVAIPQGRTGLLSLLALGMLATAVVTGVFGVLQTLISTTVGQRVMHDLRTGVYAQLQRMPLAFFTRTRTGEVQSRIANDIGGMQATVTSTATSLVSNLTAVIATVVAMLALDWRLTVVSLLLLPVFVWISRKVGRERKRITTQRQKQMAAMAAEVTESLSVSGILLGRTMGRADSLTKSFAAESERLVDLEVRSSMAGRWRMSTIGIVMAAMPAVIYWAAGLALQSGGPAVSIGTLVAFVSLQQGLFRPAVSLLSTGVQMQTSLALFQRIFEYLDLPVDITETEQPVRLEKVRGEIRFESVDFSYDEKSGPTLSGVDLAVPAGGSLAVVGPTGSGKSTLSYLVPRLYDVTGGRVTLDGVDVRDLDFDTLARAVGVVSQETYLFHSSVADNLRFAKPDATDEELEAAARAAQIHDHIASLPDGYDTVVGERGYRFSGGEKQRLAIARTILRDPPVLILDEATSALDTRTEHAVQQAIDALSAGRTTITIAHRLSTVRDADQIVVLDGGRTAERGTHEQLLDQDGKYAALVRRDARLAPVAS from the coding sequence ATGCACCCCGAGGAATCCCCCTGGACGCCCCCGTCCCGTGACCGCGAACAGCCGCCCGCCCAGACGCGGCGGATCCTGCGGCTCTTCCGCCCCTACCGCGGTCGGCTGGCCGTCGTCGGCCTGCTGGTCGCCGCGTCCTCACTCGTCTCGGTCGCCTCGCCGTTCCTGCTGCGCGAGATCCTGGACGTCGCCATCCCGCAGGGCCGCACCGGGTTGCTCAGCCTGCTCGCCCTGGGCATGCTCGCGACCGCCGTCGTCACCGGCGTCTTCGGCGTCCTGCAGACGCTGATCTCGACGACCGTCGGCCAGCGCGTGATGCACGACCTGCGCACCGGTGTCTACGCACAGCTCCAGCGGATGCCGCTCGCCTTCTTCACCCGGACCCGGACCGGCGAGGTCCAGTCCCGTATCGCCAACGACATCGGCGGCATGCAGGCGACCGTCACCTCCACCGCCACCTCGCTCGTCTCCAACCTCACGGCCGTGATCGCCACCGTCGTCGCCATGCTGGCCCTCGACTGGCGGCTGACCGTCGTCTCGCTGCTCCTGCTGCCGGTCTTCGTCTGGATCAGCCGCAAGGTCGGGCGCGAGCGCAAGAGGATCACGACCCAGCGCCAGAAGCAGATGGCCGCGATGGCCGCCGAGGTCACCGAGTCGCTGTCGGTCAGCGGCATCCTGCTCGGCCGCACCATGGGCCGCGCCGACTCGCTCACCAAGTCCTTCGCGGCCGAGTCCGAGCGCCTGGTCGACCTCGAAGTGCGCTCCAGCATGGCCGGGCGGTGGCGGATGTCGACCATAGGCATCGTCATGGCCGCCATGCCCGCCGTCATCTACTGGGCCGCGGGCCTCGCCCTGCAGTCCGGCGGCCCCGCGGTCTCCATCGGCACGCTCGTCGCGTTCGTCTCGCTCCAGCAGGGCCTGTTCCGGCCCGCCGTGAGCCTGCTCTCCACCGGGGTGCAGATGCAGACCTCGCTCGCCCTGTTCCAGCGCATCTTCGAGTACCTCGACCTGCCGGTCGACATCACCGAAACCGAGCAGCCGGTCCGCCTGGAGAAGGTGCGCGGCGAGATCCGCTTCGAGTCGGTCGACTTCAGTTACGACGAGAAGAGCGGCCCGACGCTCAGCGGGGTCGACCTGGCCGTCCCGGCCGGCGGCAGCCTCGCCGTCGTCGGCCCCACCGGCTCAGGGAAGTCCACGCTCAGCTATCTGGTGCCACGGCTGTACGACGTGACGGGCGGACGGGTCACGCTCGACGGCGTCGACGTCCGCGACCTGGACTTCGACACCCTCGCGCGCGCGGTCGGCGTGGTCTCCCAGGAGACCTACCTCTTCCACTCCTCCGTCGCCGACAACCTGCGCTTCGCCAAGCCCGACGCCACCGACGAGGAACTGGAGGCGGCCGCCCGCGCGGCCCAGATCCACGACCACATCGCCTCCCTGCCCGACGGCTACGACACGGTGGTCGGCGAGCGCGGCTACCGATTCTCCGGCGGCGAGAAGCAGCGGCTCGCCATCGCCCGGACGATCCTGCGCGACCCGCCCGTCCTCATCCTCGACGAGGCGACCAGCGCACTGGACACCCGTACCGAACACGCCGTGCAGCAGGCCATCGACGCGCTCTCGGCGGGCCGTACCACGATCACCATCGCGCACCGGCTCTCCACCGTCCGCGACGCCGACCAGATCGTCGTACTGGACGGCGGCCGGACAGCCGAGCGCGGGACGCACGAGCAACTGCTCGACCAGGACGGCAAATACGCGGCGCTGGTGCGCCGCGACGCACGGCTGGCGCCGGTCGCCTCCTGA
- a CDS encoding ABC transporter permease has product MTVGHAPPDISGKSASPGSPLPARDSDRDSAHGLELVTVLPSSRRRRPAVPRWLRRTVGPLLLLTLWQVSSATGTLSPDVLASPGTIARAGWDLIADGTLPSAMAVSLQRVVFGLLIGGVAGVGLALVSGLSRLGEDLVDATVQMLRTVPWVGLIPLFIIWLGIGEAPKVALIALGVAFHLYLNVYAGIRGVDEQLVEAGQALGLGRWGLVRHVVLPGALPGAMTGLRYSLATAWLALVFGESINAEDGIGFLMNQAREFFRTDVIVVCLVVYAFLGLIADAVVRTLERLLLQWRPTFKGQ; this is encoded by the coding sequence ATGACCGTCGGCCATGCTCCGCCGGATATCTCCGGTAAATCCGCTTCCCCCGGCTCACCCCTCCCAGCCCGCGACTCCGACCGCGACAGCGCTCACGGCCTCGAACTCGTCACCGTTCTGCCCTCCTCCCGCCGTCGGCGACCCGCCGTGCCGCGCTGGCTGCGACGGACCGTCGGGCCGCTCCTGCTCCTCACCCTGTGGCAGGTCTCCAGCGCCACCGGCACGCTCAGCCCCGACGTCCTCGCCTCGCCCGGGACCATCGCACGGGCCGGCTGGGACCTCATCGCGGACGGCACCCTGCCCTCCGCGATGGCCGTCTCCCTGCAGCGCGTCGTGTTCGGGCTGCTCATCGGCGGGGTCGCCGGGGTCGGGCTCGCCCTGGTGTCCGGGCTCTCGCGGCTCGGTGAGGATCTGGTGGACGCCACCGTGCAGATGCTCAGGACCGTCCCCTGGGTCGGGCTCATCCCGCTCTTCATCATCTGGCTCGGCATCGGCGAGGCCCCCAAGGTCGCCCTCATCGCGCTCGGCGTCGCCTTCCACCTCTATCTGAACGTGTACGCCGGGATCCGCGGCGTGGACGAACAACTCGTCGAGGCGGGGCAGGCGTTGGGGCTCGGCCGGTGGGGCCTCGTCCGGCACGTGGTCCTGCCGGGCGCGCTGCCCGGCGCGATGACCGGGCTGCGGTACTCGCTCGCCACCGCCTGGCTGGCCCTCGTCTTCGGGGAGTCCATCAACGCCGAGGACGGCATCGGCTTCCTCATGAACCAGGCCCGCGAGTTCTTCCGCACCGACGTGATCGTCGTCTGCCTGGTCGTCTACGCCTTCCTCGGCCTGATCGCCGACGCCGTCGTCCGCACTCTCGAAAGGCTGCTGCTGCAATGGCGACCGACCTTCAAGGGCCAGTGA
- a CDS encoding NAD(P)-binding domain-containing protein has protein sequence MNDFGAQDVDVVVIGAGQAGLSGAYHLRRAGFEPDRDFVVLDHAPRPGGAWQFRWPSLTYGKVHGMHALPGMELTGADPARPSSEVIGEYFTDYEDAFGLRVHRPVEVSAVREGEGGRLRVETSEGVYATRALINATGTWDRPFWPRYPGQETFRGRQLHTADYPGPEEFAGQRVVVVGGGASGTQHLMEIADHAAATTWVTRRPPVFREGPFTEEWGRAAVAMVEERVRQGLAPMSVVSVTGLPVNDAILAARAKGVLDRLPMFDRITPTGVAWDDGRTVEADVILWATGFRPVIDHLAPLKLRTPGGGIQIEGTRAVKDERVHLVGYGPSASTIGANRAGRAAVREIKALLSAPPLEVA, from the coding sequence GTGAACGACTTCGGGGCACAGGACGTGGACGTGGTGGTCATCGGCGCCGGACAGGCGGGTCTGTCCGGCGCCTACCATCTGCGCCGGGCGGGGTTCGAGCCGGACCGCGACTTCGTGGTCCTCGACCACGCGCCCCGGCCGGGCGGCGCCTGGCAGTTCCGCTGGCCCTCGCTGACGTACGGCAAGGTGCACGGGATGCACGCGCTGCCCGGCATGGAGCTGACCGGCGCGGACCCGGCCCGGCCCTCCTCGGAGGTGATCGGGGAGTACTTCACCGACTACGAGGACGCCTTCGGCCTGCGGGTGCACCGGCCGGTCGAGGTGAGCGCGGTACGGGAGGGCGAGGGCGGGCGGCTGCGCGTCGAGACGTCCGAGGGCGTGTACGCCACGCGCGCGCTGATCAACGCCACCGGCACCTGGGACCGGCCGTTCTGGCCCCGCTACCCGGGCCAGGAGACGTTCCGGGGACGCCAGCTGCACACCGCCGACTACCCGGGACCCGAGGAGTTCGCGGGGCAGCGTGTGGTCGTGGTCGGCGGCGGCGCCTCCGGCACCCAGCACCTGATGGAGATCGCCGACCACGCGGCCGCCACGACGTGGGTGACCCGGCGCCCGCCCGTCTTCCGGGAAGGCCCGTTCACCGAGGAGTGGGGGCGGGCGGCGGTCGCGATGGTCGAGGAGCGCGTACGCCAGGGGCTGGCGCCGATGAGCGTGGTCTCGGTGACCGGTCTGCCGGTGAACGACGCGATCCTGGCGGCCCGCGCGAAGGGCGTCCTGGACCGGCTGCCGATGTTCGACCGGATCACGCCGACCGGTGTGGCCTGGGACGACGGGCGGACCGTGGAGGCCGATGTGATCCTCTGGGCGACCGGGTTCCGGCCGGTGATCGACCATCTCGCGCCGCTGAAGCTGCGCACGCCGGGCGGCGGCATCCAGATCGAGGGCACCCGGGCCGTGAAGGACGAGCGGGTGCATCTGGTCGGCTATGGACCCTCCGCGTCCACGATCGGGGCGAATCGCGCTGGGCGCGCTGCCGTTCGGGAGATCAAGGCGCTGCTGAGTGCGCCGCCGCTGGAAGTGGCGTGA
- a CDS encoding TetR/AcrR family transcriptional regulator: MQHKKDVPLRSDAQRNRERILEVALAELTRSADAPLSAIAKKAGVGQGTFYRHFPSREALVLEVYRYEMQQVADTAAQLLETRAPDRALREWMDRLAQYAMAKAGLADAMRKATARGTLAGLGHAPVTAAVTLLLNANDEAGTIRPGVTPDDFVLAIAGLWQIDPHGDWQARAGRLLDLVMDGLRAGAPGTGARRH, encoded by the coding sequence GTGCAGCACAAGAAGGACGTGCCGTTGCGCTCCGACGCACAGCGGAACCGCGAGCGCATCCTGGAGGTGGCGCTCGCCGAGCTGACCCGCTCGGCCGACGCCCCGCTGAGCGCGATCGCCAAGAAGGCGGGGGTCGGGCAGGGGACGTTCTACCGCCACTTCCCCAGCCGCGAGGCCCTCGTCCTGGAGGTCTACCGGTACGAGATGCAGCAGGTCGCCGACACCGCGGCCCAGCTCCTGGAAACCCGCGCCCCGGACCGGGCCCTGCGGGAGTGGATGGACCGCCTCGCCCAGTACGCGATGGCCAAGGCCGGACTGGCCGACGCGATGCGCAAGGCCACCGCCCGGGGCACCCTGGCCGGGCTCGGCCACGCACCGGTCACCGCGGCCGTCACGCTGCTCCTGAACGCGAACGACGAGGCCGGCACCATCCGCCCGGGCGTGACCCCCGACGACTTCGTCCTCGCCATCGCCGGGCTCTGGCAGATCGACCCGCACGGCGACTGGCAGGCCCGCGCCGGACGCCTCCTCGACCTCGTCATGGACGGGCTGCGGGCGGGGGCGCCGGGCACCGGGGCGCGCCGCCACTAG
- a CDS encoding ABC transporter ATP-binding protein, which produces MATDLQGPVTTPVTTPVTTPVTTDAVRVAGLTRAFEGRPVIDGLDLTLRAGEFTALLGHSGCGKSTLLRVLAGLDRDIEGTVLVPKRRAVAFQAPRLMPWKRVWRNVLLGLPGKPQRAVAERALEEVGLGHRSGAWPKTLSGGEAQRASLARALVREPDLLLLDEPFGALDALTRIKAQQLVAELWQRRGCAVLLVTHDVDEALLLADRVLVMRDGVIAYETPVTPARPRALGTPALTELRSRLLSELGVDQPQAPFTDDSHSRPTVHSAA; this is translated from the coding sequence ATGGCGACCGACCTTCAAGGGCCAGTGACCACGCCGGTGACCACGCCAGTGACCACTCCTGTGACCACCGACGCCGTACGGGTGGCCGGGCTCACCCGGGCCTTCGAGGGGCGCCCCGTCATCGACGGCCTCGATCTGACCCTGCGCGCGGGCGAGTTCACCGCGCTCCTCGGCCACAGCGGCTGCGGCAAGTCGACGCTGCTGCGCGTCCTCGCCGGGCTCGACCGCGACATCGAGGGAACCGTGCTCGTCCCCAAGCGGCGCGCGGTCGCCTTCCAGGCGCCCCGGCTCATGCCCTGGAAGCGGGTGTGGCGCAACGTACTGCTCGGACTGCCCGGCAAGCCCCAACGAGCCGTGGCGGAAAGGGCGTTGGAGGAGGTCGGACTCGGCCACCGCTCCGGTGCCTGGCCCAAGACGCTCTCCGGCGGCGAGGCCCAGCGCGCCTCGCTGGCCCGCGCCCTCGTCCGCGAGCCGGATCTGCTGCTGCTCGACGAGCCGTTCGGGGCGCTCGACGCGCTGACCCGGATCAAGGCACAGCAGCTGGTGGCCGAGTTGTGGCAGCGGCGCGGCTGCGCGGTGCTGCTCGTCACGCACGACGTGGACGAGGCCCTGCTGCTCGCGGACCGCGTACTGGTGATGCGTGACGGCGTCATCGCGTACGAAACGCCGGTCACCCCGGCCCGCCCGCGCGCCCTGGGCACCCCCGCCCTCACCGAGCTCCGCTCCCGCCTGCTCAGCGAACTCGGCGTGGACCAGCCGCAGGCCCCCTTCACCGACGACAGCCACAGCCGCCCCACCGTTCACTCCGCCGCCTGA